The following proteins are encoded in a genomic region of Drosophila willistoni isolate 14030-0811.24 chromosome 3R, UCI_dwil_1.1, whole genome shotgun sequence:
- the LOC6649637 gene encoding uncharacterized protein LOC6649637, with protein sequence MMNVDLRSYSRHWLTEFIEQYKEEECLWQPKHNDYSNHAARNKSYDRLVEKLKEVEPFPDRAMVVRKINSLRSAFRREFRKLNSKNDYETRLWYYDKLLFIADHKPKRHGNEGSKPKRELQISFDDDDSMEFEEESHHTTQHLESIAPTSSDEVEEVAGETTSVVVSSQGATISTISVSAAECVTMHSVKNEDHAAHEAAAHQQMVAQAAAHQTTIATAAQSHAVKVLEITSLDSNSQREIQQAVNSLEQHQQQLQLQQANGHHSQSVPTIQIAREHYQPIFNAGATAYPQRQEDEYDAIGVNVASKLRSINPTQRIIAEKLISDVLFNAQLDNLNVNSSLTQ encoded by the exons ATGATGAATGTAGACTTGCGATCTTACTCGCGTCACTGGCTAACCGAATTTATAGAGCAATATAAAGAGGAAGAGTGTTTGTGGCAGCCAAAGCATAATGATTACAGCAATCACGCGGCTAGAAATAAATCCTACGATAGGCTGGTGGAGAAGCTAAAGGAAGTGGAGCCCTTTCCCGATCGGGCCATGGTTGTAAG aaaaataaactCTCTACGCTCAGCATTTAGGCGGGAGTTCCGCAAGCTGAACAGCAAAAATGATTACGAGACACGTTTGTGGTACTATGATAAACTACTTTTCATAGCTGATCACAAACCCAAGCGACATGGTAACGAGGGCTCTAAGCCTAAAAGGGAACTACAAATCAgttttgatgatgacgattcgatggaattcgaagaggaaTCCCATCATACCACACAGCATTTGGAAAGCATAGCGCCCACATCTTCAGATGAAGTGGAGGAAGTTGCGGGTGAGACTACAAGTGTTGTAGTTAGCAGCCAAGGAGCTACGATTAGTACGATATCGGTGAGTGCTGCCGAGTGTGTCACTATGCATTCGGTTAAAAACGAGGACCATGCAGCCCATGAGGCGGCAGCACATCAGCAAATGGTTGCCCAAGCAGCAGCTCATCAGACAACCATAGCAACGGCTGCCCAGTCACATGCAGTGAAAGTGCTGGAGATAACTTCATTAGATTCAAATTCTCAACGTGAAATACAACAG GCCGTCAATTCTTTGgaacagcatcagcagcaattGCAACTTCAACAGGCAAACGGGCATCATTCACAGTCAGTCCCCACCATTCAAATAGCAAGGGAGCATTATCAGCCAATTTTTAATGCCGGAGCAACTGCATATCCGCAACGGCAGGAAGACGAATATGATGCCATTGGTGTTAATGTGGCCAGCAAGCTGCGGTCCATCAATCCCACGCAGCGTATAATTGCTGAGAAACTCATCAGTGATGTTCTTTTCAATGCCCAGCTGGACAACCTTAATGTAAACTCGTCGCTCACCCAGTAG
- the LOC6649635 gene encoding succinate--hydroxymethylglutarate CoA-transferase — protein sequence MLTQRLYSRGLANYRVWQSLRKFAASANNANDNDVDERHPLKGIRILDLTRIIAGPFCTMVLADLGAEVIKVERPHFGDESRKWGPPFLEQSKDSTYYLASNRNKQSVCIDLKRGTDMLHDLARISDVFVENYVPGTLDRYGLGYDQLKEINPKLVYCTLSGYGSTGPYAKRPGYDVIASSMGGLLHITGQPDGPPSKVGVAVTDIATGLYAHGAILAALYQRERSQRGQKIDVDLLSTCCSLLINVGSNYLNAGTEAKRWGTQHSSIVPYQSFKTRDGYLTLGAGSDAQFVELCRRLGIEQVSSDPKFQTNRDRVTNRKELVKLLEDILSGDTSKNWMKQFEGASFPVGPVNNIREVFEDEHIQAINLVKTLRHDKDGAVKVVGPPVVYSEARNDARTAPPTLGEHTDKVLSQLLGYDPQKIQHLRDQGIIQ from the coding sequence ATGTTGACGCAACGACTATATAGTCGAGGTCTGGCTAATTACAGAGTTTGGCAGAGCTTGAGAAAATTTGCAGCCAGTGCGAACAATGCAAACGATAATGATGTGGATGAACGTCATCCCCTCAAGGGTATACGAATTTTGGACTTGACGCGTATTATAGCCGGACCCTTTTGTACCATGGTCTTGGCCGATCTGGGAGCGGAGGTGATTAAGGTGGAGCGTCCTCATTTCGGGGACGAGTCACGCAAATGGGGACCACCATTTCTGGAGCAGAGCAAGGATTCCACATACTACTTGGCCTCGAATCGCAATAAACAAAGTGTTTGCATTGACTTGAAGCGCGGCACGGATATGCTACACGATCTGGCCAGGATTAGTGATGTTTTCGTGGAGAATTATGTGCCTGGCACTCTGGACCGTTATGGCTTGGGCTATGACCAGTTAAAGGAAATCAATCCCAAGCTTGTGTATTGCACTCTTAGCGGTTACGGCTCAACGGGGCCATATGCTAAACGTCCTGGCTATGATGTGATAGCATCCTCAATGGGTGGACTATTGCATATTACTGGCCAGCCAGATGGACCGCCCAGCAAAGTGGGTGTGGCTGTTACAGACATAGCCACAGGCCTGTATGCCCATGGAGCCATATTGGCTGCCCTCTATCAGAGGGAGAGATCCCAGCGGGGTCAGAAAATCGATGTAGATCTACTCTCCACGTGTTGTTCATTGCTCATCAATGTGGGCAGTAACTATCTAAATGCCGGCACCGAGGCAAAACGTTGGGGCACACAACATTCCAGCATTGTTCCCTATCAGAGTTTCAAGACCCGGGATGGTTATCTTACACTCGGAGCTGGCAGCGATGCTCAATTTGTGGAATTATGTCGTCGTCTTGGCATTGAGCAAGTGTCATCAGATCCGAAATTTCAAACAAATCGAGATCGTGTAACGAATCGCAAGGAGTTGGTCAAGCTATTAGAGGACATTCTAAGCGGGGATACATCCAAGAACTGGATGAAACAATTCGAAGGAGCCTCCTTCCCAGTGGGACCTGTTAACAATATACGAGAGGTATTCGAAGATGAGCATATACAGGCCATAAATCTGGTCAAGACCCTACGACATGATAAGGACGGAGCAGTCAAGGTGGTCGGTCCACCTGTGGTCTATAGTGAGGCGAGAAATGATGCCAGAACTGCCCCACCAACTTTGGGAGAGCATACGGATAAGGTGCTTAGTCAATTACTTGGCTATGATCCTCAAAAGATACAACATTTGCGTGATCAGGGCATTATTCAGTAA
- the LOC6649636 gene encoding uncharacterized protein LOC6649636 produces the protein MVQKTPSFVSRNLVTIVMIPSLIGIHLGWSYMQDNRKLVTKEEQIDLPPVTFAKFVYNKLTGAQGASENGDVKGS, from the exons ATGGTGCAAAAGACGCCGTCATTCGTATCCCGCAATCTAGTCACAATTGTGATGATACCCAGCTTAATTGGTATACATCTGGGATGGAGTTACATGCAGGATAACCGCAAACTAGTGACAAAGGAAGAACAAATCGACTTGCCACCGGTTACG TTTGCCAAATTTGTGTACAATAAGCTGACAGGAGCGCAAGGGGCATCAGAAAATGGAGACGTCAAAGGGTCTTAG